The Pochonia chlamydosporia 170 chromosome 3, whole genome shotgun sequence genome contains the following window.
ACTAACATGGTGATAGACGACgaaggtgacgatgatgactgggATTAAGATAAAACTACAAATCAGCACCACCATACAATACCCTTCTGAGACAGGACACCTCAATTTAAAATTTAAGAATGGGAAGACATTATCTTGTGGTGTCACATTGGCGGGCATAGCAAGTCTGGTGTAGCTCGCTGAGGAGTTGGACGGGAAAAACCATTCATTTCGTATCGTACCGTCGACAGGTTGTCGATATTTCATGTAGGACCAGACAATGATAAGAAGAGTAAAAAAATGCAGAAAAGTTTCACATGACCGATCACTTAAAAAATGGCATAATCTTGGtcttcgtcttggtcttCGTCTTGGTCTATCATGCAGACATCTACTGATGGGGGCCGCTACACGTGAAGGAAGGAAACAGATAATACCATGATGCTCATATTCATAAATAAACTGTAAAGAAAACAACAAAGTCGAAGTATGACATAAAGGACCTTTGAAGAAACATGACAAATGGACGCGCCGTGACGTCTCTCCCACCACGGCGGTCCCCAAACCTCCACTCCTGTTGAAAAAACTGTCGCGGGACCCAAGGGATGACAAAATTTCGGTAAAAGAGCCCAGGATAAATGCTACAAATAACATTATTAAATGAGACGCTCCGTTGATTCATTGCTTCCAATGGGGTTGAGAGAGAAGACAGTATAAGATGATGTGTACATGTGAGCATCTCCCGGCCGACCCCGTCGCACGCGCAGCGCGACATGACGGAGCGGTTGTGCCTGGGAGAGGACTCATGACACAGAGTATAACCGCGCGCGCGTAAGTCGGGACGACAAAGAGGACCCCAAAAGAGGTACACGGAAAAAtggcaaaaggcaaaagtGTGGCCCGTCCTGTTTCTCTTCCCTTTGTTGCTTCTGTGGGCGGGAGTCGTGGCTAAGAGTCGTAATCACGGGCAGCGGACCAGAGCTCCGCAAATGTGCCGATAAGTGCGGCAAAGAGGCGACAATTTGTCGTTTAAATGTCGTCAATATCAACTTCCTTCTTGCCGTCGCCTGCCTCAGAGTCCTCATCTGAGTCTGCGTCACCGAACTCGAAGTAAGCCTCGCCGTCCTCTCCTTGGCCAAAGGTATCGGTCTCGTTGATCTTGGCGTGTTCCGGAAGCTCGCCATATGACTTGAGAGAACGAGCCTCGTCGGCGGTGTATTTCAAGATAACGTCACCCTTGTTGTCTTGAAAGTCACGGAGGGAGAGAAGGATGATGTCGCCCTGGTTaatccagaccttcttgcgCATCTTGCCACGGATCTGTCAGGAGAATAAAAGTTAGCCTGGCACGTCCCAGAATGTTGGTAGTGTATTCATATTTTGGGTGCTTGAAATCCCTCGCATGAAACTCATCAGGCCTCCATATGAAGCTTTGATCATCATTGGCAGTACGACTATGCTCAGGTGGTATCCCGAAATCGGAAGCATCTGCGAGGGGCCTGTGTTTGGAACGGAGCAACGATGGATGGGGGAATAGGGTGGTGGACTAGTGAGGGGGTTTTGGTGCATGGTCACATACGTTGGCGAGACGCTTGCTGCCGTCGAAGCAAAGGGCCTCGAGACGTCCGTTACCCAGCATCTTGATGACCTGGGCATATTCCTGGCCGTCCTCCTTGAAGGTCAACTCTCGGCGCTGGTCATCGTTCTCCTTGGTACCTCGTCTGCGGTTCTTGCCTCCCTATTGTTGCAACCAGGTCAGTATAGGATGCTTCATATTTCCAGTCATGTTGGTGCTCTCCTGGTCGAGGGATGCGCGCCAACGTGCCTGCAATGGCGGGGGCGGGGCAACACCAGAGTAGGGACTGGAAGCGTGTTCTTGAGAAGACTCACCTTTCCCTTGTTCTTAGGCATGTTGACCTGTGGTAGCGGTGGTGCGCGTTACGTTAAAAGGCTCCTGTAGGGTTGCGGTTGCGCAAAGGGAATGGGTTTTGTCGAGGGCAAAGATGTGGACGGGAGGCTCTTTGCTCGAGAGTTGTGAAGTCAAGTTTGAAGGTGGCGGCAACGTTGTGGGAAGGAGGAACGGTGTGATTATTTGTATGGGACATGGGTCTTGGCCTTTGGGAACAGGCCAGGCACTTTCCACTGGTACTGTGGGTACATGCACGGCTTTTTTTACTTTGGGTATACTTTCAGACGCCGAGCTTGATATGCTGCATCCTGTGTCCACTAGGTGCAAGTCTCTTACTCCTACAAACTTGAGTTTGCCTCCGGCCAGATTAATTTTTCGCCTTCTGAGCCAGTTTGTTGTCGTCTGGCGTTGGGCCTTTGTGCGTGCGCCGCCCACGATGACTCAATGGTGGGCTGTGTGtgcacatttgatgcatGGAGTGTGTGGGCTACGGGCTGATGGTGgtccaaaaaaaaaatacttTGGCCCCACATTGGACAGCATTTGGAGAGTTGGAGCCAGCGTCATCCCACCGTTGGACTTGATAGTTGTTAACTTTTGACTCCAGGGCTACTGCATATAAAACTAAAGTCTTGCATTAACACCCAGCCTCATAAACGAAACCAGGTATGTGCTTACATAATCATTTTTGCTGCAACCTGAGTGGCGCTTGTGATTCAGTGCCTGACGGACCACAGCCAGTCACTGTCATTAGCGGACCAAGCTTCGTGACATTTTTTGCTGGTCAAGCTCTCCCATCAGTCACACGCGACAAGCTCGACTCATTTCTTTTTCGCCtttgctggtgttgcggccaagtttggccaCAAAGTCGTTGGATCTAAGCTCATCCCATTGGCTGCCTCGTTTCCTTTTACCTTgaattggcaagatgacaCTGGACATCAGCTTGCAGCTTAGGTTCACATGGCGATAGTACCTACCTCCTGGCGGCCACTGGCCACTTGTTCACGTTTCCCCTTGGCCTCGGTTTCATGGCTCTGCACGACACTACAGCGGCCATTCTCTGGTCGAGAACGACCGCCCAGCAGAGCACGACCGAGACCGACCAAGATGCTGAGGTCGGTGAAAAGATTCAtccctgaagaagccaagcGATTTGTCGGTGCCGACGGCAAGCTTCAGACTACGCAACAAAACCTAGACTTTCTGGTTGAACATGGTCTTGAAGTCGATAATGGACGCATGATTCGAATATCCGCAGGCTCGGAGCTGTCCAGAGCTGCTACAAATTACTCTGTCACCGTCGCGTACAGCCCTCGACACATTATCCACCCATTTGACCTTCGTTACTTTGACCCTCGAGGCCAccccatggcagccatggtgcGGGTCAAATATGCCCAAAAAACGCAAGAAGAGCCCTTGTGGATCATGGTAACTGCGGCTGGGGGTTCGCCTGCCGTGGTGCGCTCAGTAACCCAACGTCGATTTACAAGATGCCTGCACGACGCCTTTCGAGAACTACGATCTGAGCCGGGGCCTAAACGTCAAGTTGCCCGCAGGATGCAGGGAACTCTTTGGATCACATTCCACAATCCCATCAAAGCAGCTAGACATTCACCGGAGCGGTTTGGGCGGGTTATAGCCAACGGTTTGGTTCGGTACTGTACTGAGTGAGTTATGGACTTTGTACGATAGCACTGGTTGCGAAACGGAGTTTTGGCCACGTTTTCTGCATTTAACGGCGCTTGGAGCATGGACACACAGCTGATGGCATGTTTTTATTTGTGATGGAGATTGAGAAGAGAGGGATCGATGACTAGTATTGGGAACTAGTCACAGCTGTATTCGCTAAGATGTACTATGAAAAGAGATGCGGCAGACCATCTCGTGTATCTATTCTGCCTTGTACAAACATATTAAACCACAAGGTCGGCCCGTATGTGTAGGTATATACCGACTGGGCCTTTTGATGCACCTTCTGCGACTTGCGACTGGTTTGCCgtcgctccttcctcgcTTACTTCATGCTGTGACTGCAATTATCCCGAACTCCTCCtctgatgaggacgatgtCAAGCCGCCTACAAAATCGGAAAATTGAACACCTAGCTACAAAATTTCTGTGCAATTATTCCCAGGCCCTTGGCCACTCTTTCGATAGAGGCGATTTCCACCCATTCTTCCTTGGCGTGGAGCCCGTCGCCGGTTGGACCCCAGAGAAGCACGGGAATGTCTTTATCGGCCAGCAGAGCACAGTCAGTCCAGTACGGTCCTTTGCTGaactttgtctttcttcccaAAACTTGGCTAGTAACCTCGCCTACGAGGGCAGCGAACGGGTGCTCCGGCTCAATATTGAAAGGAGATCGGCTAAAAGTCACTCTCAAATCATACCTAAAATCCTTTACCGACTTGGATAGGTTGCCCAGAATGGTTTGAAATTCTTGTCTCACCGACTCGACAGACTCGCCTGCGATAGTTCGACGCTCTACCACCACAGTGCAAAGTGCTGGATATGAAGactcctcttcaccaccctTGATTGTTGACGCATGGACGCTTGGTGCGAGCAGAGGGTCGTCAAAACCTTGGCTTAACTTCTCCGAGTATCTGTCAAGTTCGACCAAGAAGTGCCCTGCCCGTGTAATGGCATCGATCCCAACTGTCGGCAGAGATCCATGCGATGCCAAGCCATGAATATCGACTTCTAACCAAACGAATCCCTTATGCGCGTGGATGATTTCTTCACCAGTTGGCTCATTaacaacagcaccatccGCTCTCCAGCCTGCTTCGAGAACTTGCTCCGTGCCTATACTGgttgcttcttcatcggcaACGCCAGTAAAGATGACATCCCCGCGCAGAGCTTGACCTTTGGCTGCGGCCAACGCTGACATGGCAGCAGCTACTCCGCACTTCATGTCGTCGGCACCACGACCGTAGAGTTTCCCATCTTTGATCTCACCTCCAAGCGGGTCATCATCATAACCAAGAGTGGTAACGGTATCAATATGCCCGTTAAACATGAGACTTTTGCCCCCTCCCGACCCTCTAACAACACCGACGATAGACGGCCGTCCCTTGGTTGGTTCGATCCAGTGAGCTTCAATATCGCGATGCTCAAGCCACGAGCCAATATAACGGGCAATGTCAGTCTCTCCCGGACCAGGGACGGAACCAAGTGCTGGATTGGACGAATCGATTCGGACGAGCGCTTGGGTCAATGCAACCGGATTATCCATCGATACGTCCATTGGAGTTCGATAACCTCTGACACCTTCAGTGCAcagaagaacaacaacagaATCCTTTCCGAGACCCAAATTGGCcttgtcttcttctgtaAGCCGTCTGAGTGCAGCCAGCGGTGCTGCACCACATGGCCCGGCTGATACGTTTTGAGATTTGAGATATTGGGACGCCTGATGGCTTTCAAAATCGGACACTGTCAGACTTGCATCCACACCAGATTTCAGCAGTGGCCATGCAATAGGTGATAGTGTAGCGCAGTCCAGACCTGCCATAATAGTGGAATATGTCTGAACCGGAATCGGTTCCTTGGCTCTCAGACTCTTGTATAAGCAGGCTGCAGTGTCTGGCTCAACAGTCATTACTGCCGTCTTCTCACAACCGCTTCTCTTATAATGCGAAACGACCGCTTGTGCGAAGGACCCTACACCGACCGGGGAGATGACCAAATTTGCTTCAGCACCATTGAGCTGGACGTCAACCTCCCGCAGCATAGTCATGTACCCTTCAACAATCCACTGGGACAGAGAGTTAGACACAGGAGCGAACACAATGCAGTGAATGGGAGACACACCTGAGGAATCTCTTTGTAATCGTCAAACGAATAATCCTGTACAAGAAGTCCATTGCTTGCCGCGCAAGCCTCTCGAGCAGTGTCCATGGCCTCGTCGTAGCCACTGATATTGACCACAACTTTGGCACCCTCTTCTTCTAACCGCTTCCTTGTCTCTGGAGGCATGTCTGAAGGGACATGGATCTCCGCCGGAACACCCAAAAGAGATCCCATTCTTGCTACGGCTCGGCCATGATTCCCCTCACTCGCTGCAAACAAAGGAATGGGATTTGGGGCCAGGGCATCcttcaccaaggacaagtcgGCATCCAGAGGCAGATGAAGCTTTTGAGTTATGGCACGGAAAGTTCCCCACGAGGCACCGAGGATCTTGAAAGACGGAAGCCCAAATCTTGTACTTTCGTCCTTGAGATAGACAGCCTTGATACCGAGATCTTTGGCaacatcgtcaagctgcaacaACCTAGTGGGGCCATCAGGAAACTGACGATGAAACCTATCAATCAGCTTTGTGTCTTCGTCTGACAGGGAGCTGCCGGCACTCCAAGAGGCAGCATCAGGGTTGAGTTGCACAGCCCTTCGGAACGAGGCCATTTTAGTGGCTCGGACTCTGTCTGGGCAATGCGAGCGAATGAGGAATTGCGGAGACTGCGTCCAAGTTGTGTAACCGAAGAAGCCTTAGGGGATGTTGGTGTGGTAGAAGCACGATCTGGGAGTCGTTGCCCTTGCGCAACGTGTTTCCACAAACCTGACAGGCTTACACCATCGAATAAAGAGACCAAGCAACTCTATGCTTGTTCACACAGAAACCACACGATATTTATCTATATCTGAGAGGGAGGATAAAGCTGTTTTTTTATTTACAATAGGCGCCTTCTCCGCACAGAGCAGATGCGCCTTCTCAGCAAGCTGTGCCGCCTCGACGGAGCAAAAATGGATCTGTGACGGGCAGCGGGTTCCACGATTGCGGAAGCTAAAACTAACACGTATCTTGGGGGCGTCCATAAGTGCGTATCATTCAGCTTCAAGCAGAGTAGTTGGTCAGTCTGTGGCAATTGCTACAGACTCGTCACTGGCTATACTGATGCGAAAAGTGACTAACGGAAATGGGCTTGAGAGTGGCGACCCCGCCGCCAAGGGCTGTTGCTACATGAAATATCACGTCTTTACTTGACCCTGGAAAGCTAGTTGAAGACGGGGAAAAGAGCGAAGTTTGAAGGGTGAAGTGATGAAATACTTTGCATGGGCGATGGGCACCAACCAGCCGCCTCGGAGATCGGGGCGACATATTCTGTATTCCGCACTAAGATCTCAACTCATATGCAAATAGCCTGAGAGACGCCTGGGTCGTGGGATGGAGACGCTACGCAAAAGCTTAAGACTACGAGGAAGCGAGGTGGTATTGGTCCACGCAGAGCAGAAATCCATACTGCAAGATAAAAGAACCAGATGGCACTTCTGGCCATTGAATGGTAGACATCTATCCACCTGATAATGGACGACTTGGAGGTCCCTTGTCTGAGTCGTGGTCTCCCCGACCACCGAGTGACCAGACCCATGGCTGGCGCCACAGATTGCATGCTGATGGCGCATTTGCTGCAGACATCAGCACAGAGCAAATTGACCCGTTGTCGGCCGGGCAGTCGACTGGAAACTGGAGACTGGATCATTCTCGAAAAGCCACCAGGCCGCATATTTCCAGCTGGATCCGTCGCTCATCCGGTCGCCGCCCGTCACGGACAAGGCGTAGGCATGTCAAGGGTCTCTCGCCGTCTGTCCGTCGTTCCGTCTCGTCCAATCCGACAAAATGAGCCTTGAGCCATGAGCCGTTCAGCCCAATTTT
Protein-coding sequences here:
- a CDS encoding eukaryotic translation initiation factor eIF-1A (similar to Metarhizium acridum CQMa 102 XP_007807253.1), whose protein sequence is MPKNKGKGGKNRRRGTKENDDQRRELTFKEDGQEYAQVIKMLGNGRLEALCFDGSKRLANIRGKMRKKVWINQGDIILLSLRDFQDNKGDVILKYTADEARSLKSYGELPEHAKINETDTFGQGEDGEAYFEFGDADSDEDSEAGDGKKEVDIDDI
- a CDS encoding acetylornithine deacetylase (similar to Neosartorya fischeri NRRL 181 XP_001265584.1), which produces MASFRRAVQLNPDAASWSAGSSLSDEDTKLIDRFHRQFPDGPTRLLQLDDVAKDLGIKAVYLKDESTRFGLPSFKILGASWGTFRAITQKLHLPLDADLSLVKDALAPNPIPLFAASEGNHGRAVARMGSLLGVPAEIHVPSDMPPETRKRLEEEGAKVVVNISGYDEAMDTAREACAASNGLLVQDYSFDDYKEIPQWIVEGYMTMLREVDVQLNGAEANLVISPVGVGSFAQAVVSHYKRSGCEKTAVMTVEPDTAACLYKSLRAKEPIPVQTYSTIMAGLDCATLSPIAWPLLKSGVDASLTVSDFESHQASQYLKSQNVSAGPCGAAPLAALRRLTEEDKANLGLGKDSVVVLLCTEGVRGYRTPMDVSMDNPVALTQALVRIDSSNPALGSVPGPGETDIARYIGSWLEHRDIEAHWIEPTKGRPSIVGVVRGSGGGKSLMFNGHIDTVTTLGYDDDPLGGEIKDGKLYGRGADDMKCGVAAAMSALAAAKGQALRGDVIFTGVADEEATSIGTEQVLEAGWRADGAVVNEPTGEEIIHAHKGFVWLEVDIHGLASHGSLPTVGIDAITRAGHFLVELDRYSEKLSQGFDDPLLAPSVHASTIKGGEEESSYPALCTVVVERRTIAGESVESVRQEFQTILGNLSKSVKDFRYDLRVTFSRSPFNIEPEHPFAALVGEVTSQVLGRKTKFSKGPYWTDCALLADKDIPVLLWGPTGDGLHAKEEWVEIASIERVAKGLGIIAQKFCS